The following proteins are encoded in a genomic region of Chaetodon auriga isolate fChaAug3 chromosome 8, fChaAug3.hap1, whole genome shotgun sequence:
- the LOC143324148 gene encoding LOW QUALITY PROTEIN: protein FAM200A-like (The sequence of the model RefSeq protein was modified relative to this genomic sequence to represent the inferred CDS: deleted 2 bases in 1 codon) translates to MLAWLSKKSSVQNLSAAQCEGNQGAVQDDADANTSIASDENEASTGSNVQGSEQERPAKRRKIMARPYKDYFLNYGFVNCAAPSHDARPMCVICREKLANESLKPTKLKRHLETLHPDLVDKPLDFFQRKAREIKASADVLRKNVTLNEKVQLASYKVASGVAMEKEPHTIAERLILPSAIDMVSIVIDEKSAEKIKSVPLSNNTVSQRIHDIADNLEEQLVSRLKKAGCFSIQLDESTDVSDCATLLVYVRYPWENDFMEDLLCCLNIPMGTTGEDIFRVLNDYMIKSGLDWGNCAGVTSDGAANMTGRKSGVVARIKEAAGKEITWNHCFIHRQALACKGMPPALEKTLSEVVRVVNFVRASSLNHRLFDQLCTDIGAEHTHLLFHTEVRWLSKGRVLTRFYELRHEIHAFLIQKKSHLAELFTDEWLLNLSYLADIFSSLNELNLKLQGRHDNVFINLNNVQAFQKSLKLWVARLRRPDPSLYMFPTLQQHIEEQDVVAAQVNRLSALIQSHLAVLVDRFDGYFPQEKYSALHNKRWIQNPFEFETAESLLELTLSPAEEAELLQLSCDGTLKKRHECAATLSSFWIGVSAEYPVLSGASISVLIPFTTTYMCELGFSVLTKTKTKHRNRLNAAADMRVALSSCTPDWNALQKRRQAHPSH, encoded by the exons ATGCTTGCTTGGCTGTCAAAAAAAAGCTCAGTGCAAAATctcagtgcagctcagtgtgaggGAAACCAGGGGGCCGTCCAGGATGATGCTGATGCGAACACAAGCATtgcaagtgatgaaaatgaagcTAGCACAGGCAGTAACGTGCAAGGATCGGAGCAGGAGCGTCCAGCAAAAAGACGAAAAATCATGGCAAGACCTTACAAAGACTATTTTTTGAATTATGGTTTTGTCAACTGTGCTGCTCCGAGCCACGATGCAAGGCCAATGTGTGTTATCTGCAGGGAAAAACTGGCCAACGAAAGTTTAAAGCCAACTAAACTCAAGAGGCATCTAGAAACCCTGCATCCAGATTTAGTGGACAAGCCCTTagatttttttcaaagaaaagcaCGGGAGATCAAAGCATCAGCCGATGTTCTACgaaaaaatgtcacattaaacGAAAAAGTCCAACTTGCCTCCTACAAGGTGGCT AGTGGTGTGGCAATGGAGAAAGAACCACACACCATAGCGGAGCGGTTAATTTTGCCTTCCGCAATTGACATGGTCAGCATTGTGATTGATGAGAAGTCGGCTGAAAAAATCAAAAGCGTCCCCCTGAGCAACAACACTGTGTCACAAAGAATACATGACATTGCAGACAACTTGGAAGAACAGCTCGTTAGCCGACTAAAGAAAGCAGGATGTTTTTCCATACAACTGGATGAGAGCACAGACGTCTCCGATTGCGCCACATTGCTGGTGTACGTCAGATATCCGTGGGAAAATGACTTTATGGAGGACTTGTTGTGCTGCTTGAATATCCCAATGGGAACTACAGGAGAAGACATATTCCGTGTCTTGAACGACTACATGATTAAGAGTGGACTTGACTGGGGTAACTGCGCAGGTGTAACCAGTGATGGGGCAGCAAATATGACGGGCAGGAAAAGTGGAGTGGTGGCACGAATAAAGGAGGCAGCGGGGAAGGAGATCACATGGAATCATTGTTTCATACACCGCCAGGCACTAGCATGCAAAGGCATGCCCCCCGCCCTCGAGAAAACACTGAGCGAAGTTGTTCGCGTCGTAAATTTCGTAAGGGCCAGCTCACTTAACCATCGGCTGTTTGATCAATTGTGCACTGACATCGGAGCCGAACACACGCACTTACTCTTTCACACAGAAGTGCGCTGGTTGTCGAAAGGCAGAGTGTTGACGAGGTTTTATGAACTGCGGCACGAAATCCACGCGTTCCTCatacagaaaaagtcacatCTGGCCGAATTATTCACTGATGAGTGGCTGCTGAACCTGTCTTACCTGGCTGACATCTTCTCGTCGCTCAACGAGCTGAATCTTAAATTGCAAGGTCGCCACGACAACGTTTTTATCAATCTGAACAATGTGCAGGCCTttcaaaaatcactgaagctgtGGGTTGCACGGCTCAGAAGGCCAGACCCCAGCCTCTACATGTTCcccactctgcagcagcacatcgAGGAACAGGATGTCGTGGCCGCGCAAGTCAACCGCCTCTCTGCGCTTATTCAAAGCCACCTTGCCGTGCTTGTGGATAGGTTTGATGGCTACTTTCCACAAGAGAAGTATTCCGCCCTGCACAACAAAAGGTGGATACAAAATCCGTTTGAATTTGAGACTGCAGAGTCTTTGCTCGAGTTGACGCTCAGCCCTGCAGAGGAGGCGGAATTGTTGCAGCTCAGCTGTGATGGCACTCTGAAAAAGCGGCATGAATGTGCGGCGACTTTGTCGTCATTTTGGATTGGGGTTTCGGCGGAATACCCTGTCCTCAGTGGGGCCAGCATTTCAGTGCTCATCCCATTCACCACAACATACATGTGTGAACTGGGATTTTCGGTGCTCACGAAAACAAAGACGAAGCACAGAAATCGACTGAACGCTGCTGCTGACATGCGTGTTGCGCTCTCCTCCTGCACCCCGGACTGGAACGCGCTACAGAAGCGCAGACAGGCCCACCCGTCTCATTAG